The bacterium DNA window CGTTAATAGGAGATAAAAGTTAAAAAACCTGCCGAGTCTTAAAATGATTTTCTTCATAGGTTATTCTAAAAATCTCTAAAATATAAAAAACTTTACCGTCTACTCATTCTAGCACGTATTTATTGGCTAGTAAAGGCACGCTATGTTTTTATCCACACACCCTATGAGACTGCTTCCGCTCCCATAACTGACAGAAGCTCAAGCCATTTCTCAAGCGCAATCTCACCCGGACGTTGCGTCGCCTTGATGCCTGTCTTTGCAAGCCATGTACCGACATCGCTGTTTTTATAAAGGGCATTAGGCCCTGTATTTTCTGCACTCGCCTCGCCTCGCCCGCCTTGCTGCGAGGCAGGCTGTAGCTTTGGCGAAGCAGGTCGGAAATGCAAAAGAGTACTTTTGTATTTCTCTCGACTCTCTTGAAAATAACATCGGGATAGGGTGTGGAAGAGCTGTTTACGGGGAGCGGAAAACGCATTTTTAAGCAGCGCAAAAAACGCTTTATCGGCTTTTTCGTCATAGACCCTGGAAACAGCAAGTTTTAGGATTGCGGAGTCTACCTTTGGCTGAGGGAAGAACGCGCTTTTGGAGACCATAGAGATAATTTTTGGCTCTGCATAATACTGCACAGCATTACTTAAAAGCGTTGCATGCGGCGGGCGCGCCGCAATACGCTGGGCAACCTCTTTTTGTACAAGAATCGTAAGAGAGGCTGGCTGATGCGGCGTTTCTAAAAATATCCGCAGAAAACGCGAGGTAAGATAATATGGAATATCCGCGACTATTTTATACTCCATGCCACGCAGACTGCGTGCCACAAGGTCAAACTTCAGAATGTCTCCTTGAACAATTTCCACGTTCTTATGGTCCGCAAAAAGTTCCTGGAGAATGGGAATGAGCGCGCGATCTTTTTCAACGGCAATGACACGGCCTACATGCTGGGCGAGAACCTGGGTAAGTGCGCCCAGGCCCGGCCCCGCTTCAAGTACGGTGTCGGTTTTTTTGAGGTCCGCGGCTTCAATAATGCGACGCAAAATTTCTTTGGAAACCAAAAAATGCTGGCCGAGAACTTTATTCGGCTGAAGTTTCCGGGCACGGAGAAGTTTTCTTAAATAAGAGGGGTTCGTAAGGTCCATACTTAAGGCGCGGGGGCGGCGGTCAGGGGCAGGGGGAGGAATCAAGGCATGACTTTACCGAAAAAGTGAGTTCGTCCGAGAAACGCTCTATGCCCGCAGCATCCTGAAGGCGCGCCTGCTCGCTCCAATCTCCGACGAGGCATCGGTCAAAGTTCCCGCTCGTGAACCAATGCCCAGTAGTTGGGTCGGTCTGCGGGGGGCTGAAATTCGTCCAATCACTCCACACGCTCCCGTTAAACGTTTGCTGTATCCATACATCGGCGCCGGCGGGACCGAGAACCTCCAGGGTCCAGGGCTCTTCAACACAAATGGGGGTTAAATCCGGATTTGGCAAAATGGTCCGCTGTTCGGCTCCTCCCGCCTTCAGGATCATGCAGGGCTTTACCTGAAAACTTATAATGTCGCCCTCCACGCCGCGGACGCGGGTTTGTATCTGCCAATCCGCGATAAGATCCGGCTTGAATTGCCCCGATAAAGACCATGAACCTGTGCTATCCGTCTTGGTTTGAAGCACCCCCGTGTAGGAACCAAGCGGTGTACCGTCGAGCGTGGCTCCGCCGAGAGAAACCCAGTCCTGAAGCAGAAAGCCGTCTTTCCAGATCTTCACAAACACATCCTCGTCCTTACTCGCCGAATCAATACGAAGCTCCCATGGATCGTCGGGACAGAACCTGACAGGCAGCGCATCTGTTCCGGTGCGAAGATTAGTTATGGTAAACGGGAACTGACCGACGTTTGCGGTGCAAGTTGCTGTAACTTTCTGGAAGGTGGTAAGGTCCGTTACTTCCACCCTTTGGGTGTAGTTTCCCGGAAGCGGAAACACATATTCGGGATTGCACCCGATTGCCTCAAATGTCCCCGACCAGCGGCAATCATAACTCCCCATTCCATTTGCGTGAATGCCGAAATGCACGCCGTCCTCCATATTTGCCGAAGAAGGGTTTGGCGTCGCAAAGCATGACACTTCAAGATTTTCTTGCGACGGCGCGCTCGCGGAAGTTCCAAGAGAATTCTTTGAACAACACACGTGTGTAGCGGAAACAAAATCCGCCCCATCAATGCACTCAACGGGACGTTCAGGATCTTGGCACTTGCTGTCAGGTGCCACCTCCCATTCACTTCTGAATCCGCCCGTGACCTCCGAGCAGGGATAATTTGCGGGGCACGTACCGCCCGATGCGGTATTGCACGGAATATCCGAAACACAGGAAAGATATTCAAAGTCACCCTCCGCGGTTTTTGCCTGAACGCAGGCATCTCCCTCCACGCGCCCGATACAGGGAGCGCATTGCGAGTCATCCCCGCAGGTGCCTTCTTCGGTCGGAGCGCAAAATGTTCCCGCATCTCCTTGAATTTTACAGCTTAGATACCCCCCTCCGGGAAGAAAGTCAATGGGCCTTACAACTCCTTCAAAAACGCCCGGTGCGCCGGAACCGATAAATTTAAAAAGATCCGGATTGATAAAGCGGAGTGTGGCGCCCGCAAACACCACAACCAAAAATCCAAGAAGCGCATGCACCAAGCGATCTTTGGCGTCCTCGGCCTTGGTGGGGTTCCCGACGGCTGTTAAGTATTTCACGCCGCCGTAGAAAAATGCAGCAAAACCCGCAATACCGACGGTCGCCAACCCATAGAGATATATGACGTGGATAAGTTGACTGGGAGAGTCCGGCGTAACGCTGCCTACCGGAGGCAAAATAAAGGAAGTTTCTGCATACACTGCAACCGGAAGCATGCCTAGAAAAAACATGCTTAATGCTTCAGCAAACTTTCTAAAAATTTTTCCCATACGCAGAAAACGAATTTAATCGCTTTAATCCGGAACGCATGAGCCGACGGCTGCATGACATCCTGTGTTGCAGGTAATGTATCTTACCGCCCAGGAACTATTTACCGCACCCCATATGTTGCAGCCGTTGGCATTGCACTCGTTCTTATTATACGCAAAAACGTATGGATGCCTCCCCAGAGGCCCGGAGCTGCCCTGGGTTGTCCCGCACTGCGAACCGGATTCTTTTGAGCACGCACATGTACAATTCCACCACTGTCCCACTGCGGTGTACCCGCTTCCGTCCGAGTATCCGACCTGCCCGTTGTCATCTGTCGTCCAGCTGTTCAGCGAAATATTCTGCACTTGGTCATAGGTCACCCCGGCGGCTTGAGCCACATCAACCATGCCCGTATTGCAGTTCCCGGTAGCCCTACAAAGCAGTGAGCCGGGAGCCTGCGTACAGCTTGCGGTCCCGCATCCGCTGCAAAGCGTCGTGGTTGTGCAGCCTACGGCAATAGTTTTGGAAAGAAGGGTCTGGCTGCATACTACAGGAGTAGGAGTTGGCGTAGGCGTGGGGGTTGTGGTTGGTGCAGGCGTGAGGGTTGGCGCTGGGGTTGGAAGCACTGTCGAGGAAGGCGGAGGACAGTCGGAGGTGTAGAACGCAAAGTACGAATCTATCGTAGCCGCATATTTTCTGGTTTCTGTGTAGCTGGTGTTTGCCTGACACGCGCCGAGGCTTGAAGAATCAAACGGGCACATCCAGCGGGGTATCGTGGTGGAACAATTTCCGCATATGGTTGAGGTTGATTGCGTGCAGCCGGCCGGGAGCGCATCAGAACCGCTGTTTCGGCAACTGCAGCTTGGGGCATTCACGCCCACTCCGCCGTAATACGCGGCGGCAGTATATTGGATTTCGCCCGGCGGATAGTTATTTTCACTTTTGAACCGCTCGGCGCTTCGCATATCAATCTCAAGAATACAGGCACCGACGGCTATCGCGATATCTGGATTGGAAACCATAATGGGACAGGCCTGGGTAATATCGCTTGCGCCAGAACCAAAAAGATACTGGCACGCCTTGAACTCGGAGGCTGGATCAAAAAGTATCTGCGGATTTACCCCCATAAGACCGCATCCGCCATCTGGGGTAGTACAGTCAAGATTCCCGCCTGGACATTCTTTGCGCATGATTGCCACAATGAGAGCCCGCGGGATACCAAATTTAGAAGCCGCTCTCTCTATCGCTTCGTCACACGTATAGGTGAAATTGGGCGACGTAACCGTTCCCGCACATGGCAAGACACAACTTGAGGGAAGCGCATCTCCCTTTGCCGTATTTAAACATGCTTCCGAAAAGGGTCCGGGGGCTCCGGCGTTTTGTCCGACCTCAAGTGCGTCGGAAATAATTTTTTCTTCCCCCGACGTCGCCTCAAAAAAGTATGAAGTCTCTGTAGACGCAAGAGGGATAATCCATGTTGAAGATGCTTCGTTCCCTAGGACCGTCCCGCTAAGTGCCATGCCGGTTTCCACGATACGGAAGGCTACGGGAATACCGTCATCGCAATCCTCCGTCACCACCACCAAGCCGACTTCCGCGCCGGGGACTGCAGTGCCGGCCCATTGCGCCGAAATAAACCTGCACGAATCTCCCGGCGCGCCGGCAGGTCCTTGCGACGGCGAACCGAGGCCCCCCGACCCCGGATTTCTTAACTTCAAAAAATCTGGATTGAGCGTGTAGAGAAAAATAACGGAAAAGAGAAAAACCGCAAGGCCCAGGAAAGCATGCAACATGCGGTCCTTAGCGTCGCTTACAACAGCAGGATTCCCTGCGGAAAAAAAATACCGGATCGCGCCTATCAAGAATGCGATAAAAACGGCTATGCCTACAATACTAAACGCAAAGTAAAAAATATACGCCACAAGCGATGCGGGACTTGTTGGCTCCGGTGCTCCCGTAACATCGGGAAGGGATGTGATGACTTGGGCAATTGCGGACTTGAACATTTACAAAATTTTAACTTCCGGTGCAAGCAGCAAGCGCAGTGCGCTGATTGCGGTCTATGGTGTACAATGAGTTTTCGGGAACCGTTGCGATGCCGTCAAACGCATTGCCGCCGTTACCTACAATCCATTGATTATCCATTTTCAGTTCAAAATGAAGGTGTGGGCCGAATACATTAGGTCCACAGTCCCAGGTAGTAAGCACACCGACTTGTTGACCGGCCTGAACCGTATCGCCCACAGCTACGCTTGGATCAATATGTGCGAGCACCGCACAGAAGGGGTCGTCTACACACTCCAATCCCTTGGAGGTGATAGTAATATAACGACCAAACTCGCCCTGGGAACCCAAGCTTCTATTTCTCATCACCTTTCCTGAAAATGGCGCAAATACCGGTACGCCCCGTAAAGCATTTTCATGTGCTTCCTCACAAGTTTTTCCCACACGCAAGTCTACCGCACAGTCGGGGTCTTGGCACGATACCCAGCCATGCCCGCTTCCGGGCGCTTTGTGCAAAGAACTGTTTACGGTGATGGCATAATCTCCATAATTTATTGGTGGTACAGCTCCTCCAGTTGGGCAATTTCCGCCGGTATTGACGCAAAGTCCGTCCTTTACCAAGAGCGTGCCCGAGGCCTTCTGCGTCAGGGCATCTCCTTCTCCGGCTCTTGCTATAAAGGTATACGTTCCGGTTTTCAACGGTTGCCACTGCTCCTGAACCACATTTGAAGAATCAAATAAAACAACGGGAACGGGCTGATTTATGGTAGCGCCGCTCGCGTCCACAATGTTAAGCGAAACGCCCCAGCCCTCGCAGTTTCTTCCTTGCACAACCATGGATACCCTATCGAATGCTTTTGTTACTTCATTATAGCACGCCTGGTTGTTGTCCCACGCGGCGCTCAAAAGCTGGCAGCTTCCCTCCGGAACATCGTCCGGAGGAATGACCACTATTGTTGGTATTTCCAGAATAGGTATGCCGGGATTCCTTAAGCGTACAAAGTCAGGATTTATAGTATAGAGAAGGGAGATTGCCGCAAGCACAAAAATAAGCCCGAATATCGCCGATTTGATACGGTCTTTCGCGTCGCTCTCGGCGCTGGGATTTCCCGCAGCGGTAAGGTACCGGAAGCCCCCTGCAAGAAGTGCTACAAGCGCCAAGGCTCCCACGAACACAAAGGAGAAGACAACGATGTAATTTACAAAAGCCGCCGGGCTTTTGCCCGGCTCCGCCCCGCCCACTGCAGGAAGATTGAGGCTTAAGGAAGCGGCAAAAACGGTTCCGCTTTCCCAGAGCAATATGAGTAGTACGGCAAGAAGCGCATACATAATAAACTCAAAATGCAAATCTCAAAATGAAAAGTTTTTGAATATCGTGGAAGTTTTTCTTGCAAGAAAAACTTCCACTCCTTAATTTTGATCTTTGATTTTTTATTTTTAAATTATGCATTACGATTACAATCGTAATGCGTATACGTATCCATCGCGGCGATTCACGAAAAATATCCGAGATTCGTCGGGAGCAAGTATGGGGTTTATCGCATCAAGAACCGGAAATGTCTCCTGGGAGCGAATGATGGTGCGGCTTGCGAGCGTCTCCACGTTTACCTGTAAAACGTTATCCGCGCTTATGAATATTCCCTTAAAATAATCTTCGGGAAACTGCAGGTCTTCCGGAACCTCTAGGGGCGAGGCGCAAATAACGGTGGCGTTGTCCCGCCTCCAGACGCATTTTTGTGCGAGTGTTACGATGCCAAAAAGTTCTCTGGGCTGCGTCTGGAAAAGCGTTCCCGCAATGGCGTGCATCATATTTCCGTCGGAAGTTGTGCGGGAAGCAAAAAGGCGCGAGCCGTCTCCCGACCACGTTACGTCAAGGCCCTCATAGTCCTGCGGGAGAATTTTGGTAAGTATGCCGGTTCGTGCGTTAAGTGCATATAAATGCGTCACGGAAGCGTATGAGGGTTTTGTTTGTACAACAATGGCGTCCTCCTTGGGCCAGGAAAGAAGAAAGTCGTCGAAAATCGGGTGGAACAAAGTTCTGAAGTTCGAACCATCGGGATTTGCGACCGCAATGATATCGTCGCCGTTTGTGGTGTTGAGATAGTGATAGACGATCTTATCGCCCCCGGGAGAAAACGCCACTTCGCGTATGTACTTGTTAAGTTCCGTTGCCTTTTTTTCCGCAACATTGTAAAAATATTTTCGCGGTGCATCGGTTTGGTCCATGACGGTGAAAACCGCTTTATCACCCGAGCGCGACCACACAATTTCCACCATGTTCTGATGCGGAACATCCGATATGCGCTGTTGATGCAAACCTTCGAAATCCGCCTGCCACAACATGCCGTTCGCGCGGGTGAAATATTGGACGGTATTTCCTGAAGGCGCAATCGCGGGAACAAATGCCGGTTCGTTCGAAACACGGTACAATCTTTGCCGCAAGCGTTCTTCCGGAGAGATGGGTTTTGGCAAAGACGGCTGCGGACTTGGTCGGGATCCACCGAGCAACCGGTTTAAAGCTTCGGGTAAAAATCCGAAGCGGGTTGTGGGCGCTTCCGGAGTAGACTCTTTTCCCCGATAGAAAAAGAAGTAATATACGGCTCCGACGATGGCGGCAACTGCAAGCACGATGATTATGATTTTGCGTCTTCGGGACATAGAAAATAAGAAATTAAATTAGATACAGGTCTCTACTACGCTGACACTTTTTGATGTCGATCCATAGGCACCGTACTGGTCGAAAACCGTCAACGTAACGGTAGTATCATTGGTAAGAAGTAGTACCTCAACCGTTTTTGCCGGCTGTATCCCGGTATAGAGCGGCACACTATTTTTGTCGGTCCAGTTAAAGCCTTCGATTTTGGCGGCAATGGGGCTAGTAGATGCGCTGCCATCCAGCTTAACGCGCGCGGCTCCGCTTGACCCGACTAAATAGGAACCGTTGGGGCATAACATCGTACCATCGCCCGTAACAACCGATATCGTGAACGAAGCTACCGGACCGCAGTCTCCGCAAACACGCCGGGTGTCGGACATGTTCGCTATAGCATTCCCCGAAGCGTCTTTCCCTTGAGCGACTATTCTGTGTATGCCGGGACCCGTAATACCTTCCTGCCATATCACGCCGCAACTCCCCGCAACCGGCGCGCATACGCCGGAATAAACTTCCGCAGAACTTTCATTATAAACCTTTATGCCGACCGTCACCACTTGCGATGGTGCCCGCACGTCTATGCGTAGAGGCTGGTCCGGCGTGACCGGCGTCACCGTGCCTCCGCCGGTCGGCGGCAGGGGGGAAATAATTTCGAACGTAAAGTATTGTGCCGTAGGATCCGAGCAGGAATCTCCCAGCGTGCAATCGGGAAAATCGGCAGGACAGGAATTCATGCAATCGGCAACAAGGAACGGCCCGCACACGGCTGGATCGTCGGGAGATACGGCAGTGCCTCCTTCGTTATCCTTCTTCGTGCACGAATGATTCATAGGATCGCAATCTTCCCCCACGATGCAGGCACAGCAACGTTCCGATGCGCTGCACAACCCATTACAGCCGCCGAGGTTATCAATCCAGCCGTTGCCTATCGCTCCGCAATCCCTGCCTCCCAAGCCTTCGGGTGATGATTCGGTAGGAAAACATAGTCCTTCGCTTTTTGCATCTTCTTCCGGTGGAAAGGTGTTCGGAACGGTTTGTGTAAGGGGTGCGGTGTTTATTGCGGAGAAGTTCACCAGGTCCGGATTTATGGTATTGAGAATGAGGTAACTTCCCAGCACCACCAAAAAACCAAGAAGCGCATGCGAGATCTGGTCTTTTGCATCCTGCTCCCCTCCCGGGCTCCCTGATGCAAGCACATACCGCACGCCGCTATAAAGAAGCATGATGGCCGCGGCAAGCGCCACAATCCCCATGAGCCACAGATATATATAACGAACAAGCTCGGCAAGGTTTCCCGGAGCAGATTCGCCATCAATCCCCGGCAAGGGCACTATCAGCTTGTAGCCACCGATATCTGTTATGGGCTGGGCATTCACGGTCGGACCGAACGCTGCCAGCCCAAGAGCTACTACCGCGATACCAAGTACTATTTTCGACCATGAGCGTATCATTAGGTGATTACCGAATTACGAATTACGAATTACGAATTCTGCAAAAAAACAAATCCGTAATTCGCAATCCGCAATCAGAAATTTTCAATTCTTGCAGCTATCGGATGGTTATCGGCACCGAAAATTCTCCGCTTTCCGTTCTTTTTGGATTTTTATTCTCCACCGTGAGTTGCAATGATTTTTCTATTTGAGTTCCTGCCTTGAGTTTTGCCTGACCGATATTGAGCGTGAATACGTCGGGATTCCGCGCGGCTTCGGGAAGCGTGTTTTCATCGAACAGCCAGGTAAAGCGCAGGCCGCGCAGGGTCTGCACGTTAAAATAGTACGGAACGGCAACGGCAGAAAATTTTCCTGCGGGAGCCGCCTGAAATGATCCGCGCCCAGCGTCATCACGGTCGTATTTCCCCGTCCGTATTTGATGAAAAACCACCTGCGGCCGGGCGCGCTCAATAACGATCTCTTTGAAAATATCGATGTTCCCCGCAAGATCGGTGATATGCACCGAAACCGTGTGGCTGGAGAAGGGAAATCCGATGAGCGCCTGATTTTTCCCGATACCGAGAGCATCAAGCGGCGTATCGTCATCTATGGTCCAGGTGTAGTCGAGAAGGCCGAATGCGGGAGGCACAAAAGGCTGGGCCGACACCACGATAGAGCCTTGCAGGGTGGGAAGAGCTTTGCCGCGATACCCGGGCGGAGTATAGCTATCGGTATACCAGACGATATCCGCATCAACAACCGGTATCAAAAGTGCGGCCTGTATTATTCTGCCTCCGGCAAGACGCGCCTGCATCCGCACCGAGTGTATGGTGCCCAAAACCCCGGATGTGAATGAGAGCGTGTTTTGCCCGACGCCGGAAAAGGCCGGCATGGCTTTATTGTCCAGGAACCATTGGTAGTTTGTGGAAGCGCCTTTCTCCAAGTCCGGGAACTGAAATCCTCCGGCGACATTAAAGTCCGCGCTCACCGTTACCCGGGTTTTCGGGAATGGGCTTTGCGGATCCGCATTAAGCAAAAGAGCTTGATCGGTTGTGCTTTGCGTAACGGGTGCCTCCCGGCCCGAAGCAGTTTCATCCCCGGGAAAGGCTTCCTGAATAGCTCTAAGTTCTTCCTCGAGAACGCCGGGCGGAAGAATGCTGTTTATCGAATCCTTTATGTATTTTCTATAGGTATCAATTTGACCCTTCTGGTCTTTGGGGAGTTGAGCGGCAAAACCCTTAAGATACTGTTCGATGAGCGCGTCAATATCGGGCATAGAAATGTCCTGGGCGCGGCCGGAAGAAAGCGGCAGAAACAACAATGCCGCAAGAAGCGCTACAATTATGTTTTTTGAAATAGAATGCATACTCATGTTCAGCTTATAGCTAATAGCTTTTAGCTTATAGAATTAATTGGGAGAAGAAATCATCTTATCCAATATTTTTCACCTATAAGCTATCAGCTAAAAGCTAGGGGCTCTTTCTCTGGTTTATGCCGCTTCTCCCGCCGTCTCGTGTTGCGCCGAAAGCTCTTCCTGGCGATAGCTATACTGCTCCTGTTGTCTTGCCTCCTGTTGTTCATTTCTACGCTCGCTCTGGGCAGTCTCATACGCCGTTTTATGTTCCCAGTAAGCGTGGAGTACCAGGATAGTCCATGTGGGCACAATTTCCCCGACCCAGGGAATAATTTCAATAACGGTGGTGGCAATCCATCTCAGGACACGGTTTTTTAATCTTCCGGCTATGGTGCCACCGCCCGAGCCCTGTTTTTTTACGCCGCGCGCGACTGACCAAATACCGAGCGCCGCCGAGGTTGCAAAGTCAATAATTTTCAATATAAGAAGCCAAACGCCCGTAAAAGTAAAAATGAATGATATCCAGTCAAGACCGTCATTAAGGACCGCAATGGCTCCAATCAGCATATATTCTCCGGAATTCGGCGGACTTGCCGTGATGCGCTTCTTTCTGGCTTGTTGGCGGTTCTTTGTAAGTCGGTCGCGCATGCTTGCGAAACGACCTTGCGCAAGTTCTGCGGAATGATCTTGGGATGGTTGGGGCTCATCGGGCATGATTGGGGAAGCTGATAGCTAATAGCTTTTAGCTTATAGCACTTGATCCGAATAAGACATCTTGGGGGTTAGCGATTGAGCATTTAGCTACTTTTCGGCGGCGGCAAATTCATCTTTTGCCTTCTGCAGCGCAAGCAGCTGGCTGGGATCTGACGTGATAATTTGGTCTTCGGTGTAGGAGGCGATGGTTCGCATTGCGATATGCTTTAAGCCCGCAAGTAAAAGTCCTTCTCCGATGTCGTTTGAGAGCAGGAGGTATTTTTCTTCTTCGGTAAGATTGAATGTTTTTTGCACAACATCAACGGCCGCGGGAGACTGCTTGAACAAAAACTGTATGGAGGCATTTGTTACGATAGGTTTTCCGAAGCTTGAGTTCATGAAGTCCGGCACATCCTGCGTAATAGTGGTAAGGCCCACAAAATATTTCCGTCCGCGCTTGGCGATGGCGAACAGGAAGGAGCCGCCTTCGGGGTATTTCATAAGCCACCATGCCTCGTCCACCACAATAATGCGTTTGCGCAGGTCCGAACGTATGATGTTCCAAATATGCTGAAGAATGATGTACATGGCGATGGGACGCAACTCTTCTTCCATGTCCCGTACGGAAAACACCACAAGCTTGTTCTTAATGTCCACATTGGTCGCTTGATTCACGAATCCCGCGAACGACCCTTCGGTATAACGGCTAAGGCGCTTGGCGATGCCCGATCCCCCATCCATGCTGGAGAGCACCGTCTGCAGGTCCTGCATTAAGGGAGGAGTGATGTTCGCGAAATTAGTTTCTGCCGTAATATCGCGCGACGCATAGGTCTCTATAACCGCTTTATCAAGCACGCCCTCCTCTTCCGAAGATATGTTTCCGAGCATAATCTTCAAAAGGCCAACGAGGTTTATAATGTTTCCCCTGAACAGCTCCTGCGGTCCTTCGTCGGGACGGGGAAGCGGGAGGTCGAAGGGATTGATGTGATAGGGTGAGGCAATGGAAATGTTGAAAATGGTGCCGCCCACTGCCTCGGCAAGATGTTTGTATTCATTTTCCGGGTCTATGACGATAACGTCATTGCCTATCATCAGCGAACGTAATATCTCCAGCTTTATTGCGTACGATTTTCCGCTTCCCGACTTTCCAAAGATCGTCATGTTGGCGTTTTCCAGATCGAACCGGTCAAAGAGCACAAGAGAATTATTGTGGCGGTTAAGGCCGTAGAGAATCCCGCGGTCCGAGGTGAAGGTGGACGAAACGAACGGAAATGACGTGGAGAGCGGCGCGGTATTCAGGTTGGTGTTCACGAAAAGATTGTCGGTTCCCAACGGCAGAGCCGATTGAAACGCGATGTCCTGCTGAAAAGCCGCGGATTTTGCGTAAATAAGACGCGCCTCCAGAGTACTGATAATAAGACTCTCAACATCACTAAGTTCCTTTGGCGTATCACCGTAAATCGTCACATAAAGTCCGAATCTGAAAAGTTTTTCGGTTCCCTGAATAAGCCTGTCCCGCAAGTCTTCAATGTCGCGTCGCGCCGTATCAAGCACGGGATCGCGCACCAGCCCCTTCTCGCGTTCAATGTTTATCTGCGATTCCACTTCAGTAAGTTTCTTCCGAAGTTTTTTGAGCACCTCTGCAACATCGGTGGGATGGATAAACATGGTGATATCCATGACCCGGTCCGCGTTGATGATCGGCGAGAACCACCCCGTGTTGAGATACCGGGGATACAAGAATACGAAAAGCGTCCGGCATAAGCGCGTGCCGATCTGCAGATAGTTCGGCGTTATTTTAATGGCCGATGGCGCGATCAAATCCTGCACGGACGGCTGGTCAACCGTTTTTTGGATAAGTTCGCCTACATTTGATGTAATGTCCTTCTCCATATATTAATCACGAATTTACAGATATTTCACGAATCTACAGATTCACGAATAGGAATGTATGCATTCGTGAATTCGCGTTATTCGCGTACTATTCGCATTATTAGTGATTCTTAAACAGCGGATCCGGGTTCCTTGAAACTCACTCCCTTCTCGCCCTCCGAGGGGTTATAGAGCAGATACAGAAGTTCCGTAATATCTTCCGTGGTTAAAAGTACCGCCCGCACTTCAACCCCCCTTAGACCCATGAT harbors:
- a CDS encoding pilin, with the protein product MIRSWSKIVLGIAVVALGLAAFGPTVNAQPITDIGGYKLIVPLPGIDGESAPGNLAELVRYIYLWLMGIVALAAAIMLLYSGVRYVLASGSPGGEQDAKDQISHALLGFLVVLGSYLILNTINPDLVNFSAINTAPLTQTVPNTFPPEEDAKSEGLCFPTESSPEGLGGRDCGAIGNGWIDNLGGCNGLCSASERCCACIVGEDCDPMNHSCTKKDNEGGTAVSPDDPAVCGPFLVADCMNSCPADFPDCTLGDSCSDPTAQYFTFEIISPLPPTGGGTVTPVTPDQPLRIDVRAPSQVVTVGIKVYNESSAEVYSGVCAPVAGSCGVIWQEGITGPGIHRIVAQGKDASGNAIANMSDTRRVCGDCGPVASFTISVVTGDGTMLCPNGSYLVGSSGAARVKLDGSASTSPIAAKIEGFNWTDKNSVPLYTGIQPAKTVEVLLLTNDTTVTLTVFDQYGAYGSTSKSVSVVETCI
- a CDS encoding ATP-binding protein; its protein translation is MEKDITSNVGELIQKTVDQPSVQDLIAPSAIKITPNYLQIGTRLCRTLFVFLYPRYLNTGWFSPIINADRVMDITMFIHPTDVAEVLKKLRKKLTEVESQINIEREKGLVRDPVLDTARRDIEDLRDRLIQGTEKLFRFGLYVTIYGDTPKELSDVESLIISTLEARLIYAKSAAFQQDIAFQSALPLGTDNLFVNTNLNTAPLSTSFPFVSSTFTSDRGILYGLNRHNNSLVLFDRFDLENANMTIFGKSGSGKSYAIKLEILRSLMIGNDVIVIDPENEYKHLAEAVGGTIFNISIASPYHINPFDLPLPRPDEGPQELFRGNIINLVGLLKIMLGNISSEEEGVLDKAVIETYASRDITAETNFANITPPLMQDLQTVLSSMDGGSGIAKRLSRYTEGSFAGFVNQATNVDIKNKLVVFSVRDMEEELRPIAMYIILQHIWNIIRSDLRKRIIVVDEAWWLMKYPEGGSFLFAIAKRGRKYFVGLTTITQDVPDFMNSSFGKPIVTNASIQFLFKQSPAAVDVVQKTFNLTEEEKYLLLSNDIGEGLLLAGLKHIAMRTIASYTEDQIITSDPSQLLALQKAKDEFAAAEK
- the rsmA gene encoding 16S rRNA (adenine(1518)-N(6)/adenine(1519)-N(6))-dimethyltransferase RsmA gives rise to the protein MDLTNPSYLRKLLRARKLQPNKVLGQHFLVSKEILRRIIEAADLKKTDTVLEAGPGLGALTQVLAQHVGRVIAVEKDRALIPILQELFADHKNVEIVQGDILKFDLVARSLRGMEYKIVADIPYYLTSRFLRIFLETPHQPASLTILVQKEVAQRIAARPPHATLLSNAVQYYAEPKIISMVSKSAFFPQPKVDSAILKLAVSRVYDEKADKAFFALLKNAFSAPRKQLFHTLSRCYFQESREKYKSTLLHFRPASPKLQPASQQGGRGEASAENTGPNALYKNSDVGTWLAKTGIKATQRPGEIALEKWLELLSVMGAEAVS
- a CDS encoding M23 family metallopeptidase, with translation MHFEFIMYALLAVLLILLWESGTVFAASLSLNLPAVGGAEPGKSPAAFVNYIVVFSFVFVGALALVALLAGGFRYLTAAGNPSAESDAKDRIKSAIFGLIFVLAAISLLYTINPDFVRLRNPGIPILEIPTIVVIPPDDVPEGSCQLLSAAWDNNQACYNEVTKAFDRVSMVVQGRNCEGWGVSLNIVDASGATINQPVPVVLFDSSNVVQEQWQPLKTGTYTFIARAGEGDALTQKASGTLLVKDGLCVNTGGNCPTGGAVPPINYGDYAITVNSSLHKAPGSGHGWVSCQDPDCAVDLRVGKTCEEAHENALRGVPVFAPFSGKVMRNRSLGSQGEFGRYITITSKGLECVDDPFCAVLAHIDPSVAVGDTVQAGQQVGVLTTWDCGPNVFGPHLHFELKMDNQWIVGNGGNAFDGIATVPENSLYTIDRNQRTALAACTGS